In Zingiber officinale cultivar Zhangliang chromosome 11B, Zo_v1.1, whole genome shotgun sequence, a single window of DNA contains:
- the LOC122034212 gene encoding 14-3-3-like protein GF14-C: protein MSAVESSREENVYLAKLAEQTERYEEMVEFMEKVVKTLIGEELTVEERNLLSVAYKNVIGARRASWRIISSIEQKEETRGNEDHVSLIKEYRGKVEAELSKICDGILKLLDSHLVPSASSAESKVFYLKMKGDYHRYLAEFKTGAERKEAAENTLLSYKSAQDIALADLASTHPIRLGLALNFSVFYYEILNSPDRACSLAKQAFDEAISELDTLGEESYKDSTLIMQLLRDNLTLWTSDITEDGADEIKEATKKESGEEQRSND from the exons ATGTCAGCGGTGGAATCTTCCCGTGAAGAAAATGTCTACTTGGCCAAGCTGGCTGAGCAGACCGAGCGATACGAGGAGATGGTAGAGTTCATGGAAAAGGTCGTGAAGACGTTGATTGGGGAGGAGCTCACCGTGGAGGAGCGCAACCTCCTCTCAGTGGCTTATAAGAATGTGATCGGAGCTCGCCGTGCCTCCTGGCGTATTATCTCCTCAATTGAACAGAAGGAGGAGACCCGCGGGAACGAGGACCATGTTTCCTTGATCAAGGAGTACCGTGGCAAGGTCGAGGCAGAACTCAGTAAGATCTGCGATGGGATCCTGAAGCTTCTTGATTCCCACCTCGTTCCCTCTGCATCCAGTGCAGAATCCAAGGTGTTTTACCTTAAGATGAAGGGTGACTACCACAG GTATCTGGCAGAGTTCAAAACTGGAGCTGAGAGGAAAGAAGCAGCTGAGAACACTCTTTTGTCCTACAAATCTGCACAG GATATTGCTTTAGCTGATTTGGCTTCTACCCATCCTATAAGGCTTGGTTTGGCACTTAACTTCTCTGTCTTCTACTATGAGATTCTTAACTCACCAGACCGTGCTTGCAGCCTTGCGAAACAG GCTTTTGATGAGGCTATCTCTGAACTGGATACCTTGGGAGAAGAATCGTACAAAGATAGCACTTTGATAATGCAGCTTCTCCGAGACAACTTGACACTATGGACATCTGATATTACG